The genomic stretch TTTCTATCTCTATCTGGCTACTCGCCATATTCCTTTAAGAGAAGTCTCAGCCCATATCGATTATTTTGAGTTAAAAGATGCTATTAAGAAAATGGATAGTTTCTTTTCTAGAATTGATAAACATAAACCTAAAATAGCTGTTTTAGGCCTCAATCCTCACGGAGGCGAAAACGGTATCATAGGAGATGAAGAGGTGCTGATTATTAAACCTCTAATAGAGGAACTGAAGGCAGAGGGTCTAAATATCGATGGCCCTTATCCCGGAGATGGTTTTTTCAGAAATAGGGAGAGGTTCAACTATAATATTGTTGTCAGCCTTTATCATGATCAGACGTTACCTGTAATCAAAGCCATGTTTGATAATACGGTTAACTTTACTCTCGGGCTTCCTTTTTTAAGATTCTCCCCGGATCATGGTCCGGCCTATGATATTGCGGGTGAGGGAATTGCAAATCCGGCTTCGCTGCTTAAAGCTATTGAATACTCATTAACTCTCAATGTATCTTAAAGATATTCTTAAACAATACAATGTTAAACCCAACAAGAGATTGGGTCAGAATTTTTTAATATCGGAATATCATTTAAATAAAATAATAGATTCTATGGCCATTGAAGATGGAGGTTCTATTTTGGAGATTGGCTCTGGGTCTGGAAACCTTACTCGGGTTTTGGCTAAAGATGCGACTTCTGTGATAGCGATTGAGAAAGATGTCAGACTGTTCGATGTTTTAACCGATATTTTTAAAGAGAGCCCTAACGTATCTTTAATTAATGCTGATTTCTTAGCTATAGATTTAAAAAGTTATTTTAATAAGTACGGTCTTCTGAGAATAGTCGGCAATCTTCCTTACTATATATCTACTCAGATAATAGAGAAGATAATAGAGAACAGGAAGATTATTAAAGATGGATATCTTATGCTTCAAAGAGAGTATGTTGAAAGAATGATTGCAGTGTCTGGGAGCAAGAAGTACGGGCGCCTCTCTATATTTGCTCAGACATTTTTAAATCTTAAAAGACTATTTAAGGTACCAAAAAGCTGCTTCTATCCTCAGCCTAAGGTTGACTCTTATTTCATCTCTTTTAATATTAAAGATGATTGCATTATAGAGGATGCAGCTCTCCTGTCGCTAGTAACCTCTGAATTTTTTCAAAAGAGGAGAAAGAAAATAACAACCATAATTAAAAATTCTAAAATTCTCACTGGACTTAATATTGCATCTGTAATGTATAATTTAGGAATAGATTTAAATCAAAGGCCTGAACAGTTATCGGTTTGTAAATATATAGATATTGTTAAAAACATGGAGGGATAATGCATCCTGTTATAATACAATTTGGAAGTTTAGCAATTAGAAGTTATGGAGTTATGCTGGTCATAGCTTTTTTGGCAGCGTTCTATTTAGCAAAGTATGATTCAAAAAGAATTGGTTTAAATAAGAAGAATATGGATTCAATTGCAAATTATCTGCTGCTTGGAGGTTTGCTTGGTGCTAGGGTCTATTACGGTCTTTTCTATGACCCTTATTATTACTTTACAAAGCCATGGGCTCTGCTTTTTATATGGCAGGGTGGCCTTGCTGTGCATGGCGCCATAATAGGCGGAATTTTATCGCTGTATATTTTTTCAAAGAGAAATAGTGCTGAGTTTCTAAAGTTAGCAGATTTTCTTATACCTCTCTTGTTGCTTGGTCAAGCTATTGGCAGAATAGGTTGTTTTTTAAACGGCTGCTGTTATGGTTTACCCACAGAAAAACCATGGGGTATAATATTTACCAAGGACAGCTCTGCCTATTACCAATATGGTTTTCAGGCTCTCCATCCGACCCAACTTTATGAATTTATATTGTCTCTCATAGGTTTTGTTTTCTTGTGGGTTATAAGGAAAGATTCACCTTTTCGTGGTTTTATCTTCTCGTTGTACCTTATATATTACGGTCTGATAAGATTCTATATATCTTTATTTAGGGCTGATTCGCTCTATCTTTGGGGTAGCAATATAAAAATTGCTTATCTTGTGAGCTTGGGTTTAGTGTTATTTGGGGTAGTAGTATTAACTAGAGGTATTTTAAAAGCTAAAAAAAATTAGTACTATCTATATTCTCTGCTTTTTTAAAATAGGTTTTTAGGTTATAATTTAGCCAAAAATATTCAAAAGTTATGGGGATAATTTAAATTATGGAGATAGATAAGGCAAGAATAGAAAACGGAGTTGATATATATAATCTCATTAATGAGGCGGCTAAAGAGCATGAGGTTCTACCGCGTGCCCTAGGATATATATATGAGAATATACGGGATTTTTGGGTAGTTAGCGATAAGGACAAAATTGTAGGTTGTGTGGCTCTGCATTTTATATGGGAGGATTTAGCTGAGATAAAGTCTTTAGTTTTAGATAATAGTTTTAAGGGAAAGAACATCGGGACTTCTTTAATCGCAGAGGCTTTAAAAGAGGCTCAAAGCTATAATATAAAAAGAGTGTTTGTACTTACTTTTATTCCCGAATATTTTAAAAAGTCTGGTTTTAGAAGGGTTGATAAATCAGAGCTGCCTCACAAGATCTGGGCGGAGTGTATAAATTGTCCGAAATTTCCTAATTGTAATGAAGAAGCAATGATAAAGGAGTTGTAAAAATGGGTATGACTTTAGCAGAAAAGATATTAGCTAAACATAGTGGCAAGAATAAGGTTAGTCCCGGTGAATATATTCTTGCTAAGGTTGATCTATCTTTTGCAAATGATATCACCGCTCCACTTGCAATAAAAGAGTTTAAAAAAACAAAAAAGAGATTATTCTCCAGAAAAAAGATTGCTTTAATACCGGACCATTTTACTCCCAATAAAGATATTAGATCTGCTCAACAGGCTAAGATTCTAAGAGATTTTGCTCGAGAAGAGCGAATCGAGCATTATTTTGAGATAGGAGATGTTGGTATTGAACACGCTTTGCTCCCAGAGCGTGGCCTTATAAAGCCAGGAGATTTAGTAATAGGGGCTGATTCCCATACCTGTACCCATGGAGCTCTGGGTGCGTTTGCAACAGGGGTAGGGAGCACCGATATAGCTTTTTCTTGGGTGAGTGGAAAATGCTGGCTGAAAGTACCTCAGACAATAAAATTTGTCTATAAAGGTAGATTAAATAAGTGGGTTACAGGTAAGGACATTATACTCTTTACAATAGGTGATATTGGAGTAGATGGGGCTTTATATAAGGCGATGGAATTTACAGGACCTGCAATAAGAAGGTTAAGCATGGATGGGCGCTTTACTATATCAAATATGGCTATTGAAGCAGGGGGTAAGGCTGGGATAATAGAACCTGATGATCTGACCTTAGAGTATCTAAAAGGCAGAATAGATAATGTGGAATATAGTAAGTTGAAAAACAATATAGATTATTTTAAGAGCGATAAAGATGCTGTCTATAGTGAAATAAGAGAGTATGATCTCTGCAGTTTAGAGCCTGTTGTCTCCTGCCCTCATTTACCTAGCAATGTTAAGAGGGTCTCTGAGTTAAAAAAAATCAAAATAGACCAAGTTGTTATAGGTTCTTGCACCAATGGAAGGATGGAAGATTTAAGGTTAGCGGCTAAGGTTCTCAAGGGTAAGAAGGTTAATTCTAAGGTTAGATTATTGATATTTCCTGCTACTCAGAAGATATATCTAGATGCTTTAGCTGAAGGTTTACTAGAGGTATTTGTAAAATCTGGAGCTGTGATATCACCTCCGACTTGCGGTCCTTGCCTTGGCGGACATATGGGAGTTTTGGCGGAGGGTGAGGTTGCAATTGCAACAACAAACAGAAATTTTATTGGCAGGATGGGGCATGTTAAATCAAGTGTATACCTATCTAATCCTGCGGTAGCGGCGGCTTCGGCTATTACCGGTGAGATAACCAATCCCAGCAGCTTGTGAGAATATTTTTAACATTCGTCCTTCTATTTTTTGCTGCAGGCTGTAGGTCTCTCTTTCAAAATAACTATCTATTTAAAATTCAGCAAGAAGAATTCTTTTTACAAGGTTCTGTTTTAGTTAAAGGGTGGGGCATTGCAGATAGTTGTTTTAAAAATATATCCTTTGAGATCCCGGGTGAACCCTATAAGGCTTTTCTTTATTATGCAGGTAGAAATAGCGGTTTTCTGGAAGATAAATCTTTATATATTGAAGGTCAGATAATATCTGGAAGATTAATATATGCTGAGAATGTAAACAGAGATCCTGCATATAATAGGTATGTGTATACCTTGCGTTATGACATAACGCCTTTCGTGAAAAGAGGGGAGAACAATTTAGAGATTTGGGGTTTTGAGTCATTTTTAAATGAAGGTCTTGGTGTAGTCATACTTTATGAAGACAGCAGCGAGAGATTGAAAAGAGTTGTTCTTAAATCAGGGCTTGGTTTCTTTTGGTCTGGGCTTGAAGATGAAGAGAGGCGTGATTCTCCAATGGTTGAGTTTAAGATTAAGCCTAATGAAATATCTGAAGAGGCGCGTGTATTTATGTTTTTCGCAGGAGGCTCAGAATCTCCCAGAGATGAGAGGGTTTGGTTTAAAGGGTCTTTGGTCAAGTTAAATTCCAGTATAATTTCTGATTCAGAGCTGTTGTTTGAAAATCAGATAGCTTCATATGATGGAGGAGATTGGGACAGCTTAGATTTTAAATTGCCTCTTAAAAAAGAAGATAAGTTTATATATTTTCAAATTGAATCTCTGGATTTTACTGCCTCTGAACATAACGGAGATAGCTTGAATTTTGTCCTTACAGGATTAGAAATTCCGCTTGTAAGGGAGTGAGATTTAAGATAATATTTAATTAGTAGTGGTAGCTGATAGTAGTTTGATTTTTTAGTGTAAATATAAATATTTGTTGTTATAATAAATTTAGTTCATTGAAATTATATTTTAAAGAGTTAATAATTGGAGACCCGGTATTCCTGCCACAACCCCACGCCCGTGGCCAAGCCCCCTCCTCCACCCCCAAAATACCGGGTCTCCTTTAGATTTTTATTGATGTAAGCGTAGTTTTTATATAGATTTAACAGAGTTCTTTTAAAATATAGTTCAACAGTGTGAGGGAAGTTGGTGCGCCTAATGTTTTGGCAAGTCCAACGCAGCCCCGCTGCTGTAGCTCAGCCTTGTGAAGCAAGGGACTTTTTTAGTAAGATCGAAGCCACTGCCTGTATGGTGTAGGTGGGAAGGCGACTAAAAAAGCTGAGGAGTCAGAAGACCTGACTGTTGAAGATAAGTTCTAGTTCTCTCGAGGTGAGGAGAACGATTATCGTATGATTGGGTTTATAAATCGAGGGTGAGCCCTGTTACTTTTTTAGGTAGCAGGGCTTTTTTTATTTTGTACCAGTTTTTTTAAAATTAAAAGGAGTAGAAATGAAGAAAATATTAATGGTTTTGGGTTTAGTCTGTTTTTTATTTTCAGTTACTTTAAGAGATGGGATTGCAGAAATCGTTGATTTGGATTCTATAGTTATAACTTCTCATTCTAGTTTGAAGAGTGTATCAAAGTACAATATACCTTATAAGGTATATGTTTTTAATGAGAGTGACATAGAAAAGTCAGGGGCTAGCACTGTGCTTGATTTTCTTAAAAAGGTTGGCGGGGTCAGTGTTAGTGATTGGTATGGTACTGGCGTTAAAGCCAATGTTGATTTAATGGGTTTTGGTGAGACTGCTAGCTCTAATCTACTGCTTCTTATTAATGGTAGGCGTGTGAATGATGTAGATATGAGCGGAATAGATTGGACGCAAGTTGATATTGATAATGTTGAAAAAATAGAAGTGTTGAAAGGCGGAGGTGTTGTTCTATATGGTGATAATGCAGCAGGCGGAGTTATTAATATAGTTACGAAAAAGCCTAACACCGATCAGTTTACTGGCTCAGTGGGAACAAAAGTAGGTAGTTTTTCCTTAGATGAAGAAAGTTTTGAGGTAGGGCGAGCATCTGATAAATTTTCGTTTTATTTAACTTCAAGCCATTCAGGTACAGAGGGGTATCGTAAGAACAGTCACTATTATTCTGACAATATTAGTACATATTTAGAGTATAAGCTTTTAGAGGATACTACAGCTACTCTTGATATAGGCTACCATAATTATAGATACGGGTTACCCGGAGCATTGTACGATACTGACATAGGAAATGGTTATTCAAGAAGGGATACAAAATATCCTGATGATCACGCATCAATGGAAGACTCCTATTACAACTTAGGCCTGGAGCATAGTTTTGATGATACCGCCAAAGTGGTATTAACGGCAAATTTTCGGAATAAAAACGGAAGAGATAATTGGCATAGTTCAAATCAGTATATAGATAGAAGTATTCAGAGTAAAGGATTGCGAGCAGAATTTTTTAAAAGCCTCGATATTTTTAATCTGCCAAATGACTTAATTGTGGGTATAGATTTATATCATGCTGATTTTTCTGCTGACTTAGATTATCCTTCGTGGATAGATGATTGGACAGATATTGATAGAGATACTAGGGCTATTTTTATGCAGAATGAATTGAGTATCTCTAGTAAGGCAAAAATTGTTTTTGGTGCCAGACGTCAAAAAGAGAAGCTTACATTTGATTACACACCTAGGACAGGTACAGTTGTAGATGATAAGGTTGAGTTTAGCGAAGAGGCTTATGAGTTTGGCTTAAACTATCGCTGGAAAGAAAAAACAAACACTTTCCTGCATTTTGCTCGTGGTTTTAGAGTTCCTAAGACCGATGAATATTTCAGTGTTTGGGCTTCGCCCCCTGTTAATCAAGATCTTTTAACTCAGCGCTCTAAGAGTTTAACAGCTGGAATTAATTCGCAGCTAAATGAAAAAGCAAATTTTGATTTTAATATATTTTATATGCAGATAGATAATGAACTTTACTGGGATCCAATTGTAAGTTCTAATACCACCTACGAAGGGACAAAAAGACTTGGTTTTGATTCAGGTTTTAATTTCAATCCTTTTGAGAATCTACTAGTAAATTGTTTCTATACTTATGTAGATGCTCAGTATAGAAAAGGAGATTATAAGGGCAAGAAGTTTTCTATGGTTCCAGAACATAGCTTTAAGGCCGATCTTAGTTATCTTTTCTCTAATGGTTTGACTCTTTATTTAGATCTATTATATAGAGGCAGTGTTTATCAGATAAATGATCCTAATAATATTTATAAAAAGGGAGATTCTTACTGGGTTACAAATATGAAAATAGATTATAAATATAAAGATAACTGGAGTTTGTATTTAGGAATAAATAATCTATTTGACGAGGAGTATTCAGAATATGTGGCCTATAGTGCGATGTATAACAAGAATGGCATCTATCCATCTCCTGGAAGAAACTATTATACTGGGATTAAATATTCATTTTAATATATAGAGCTTATTTTTCTATGTTAAAATAGTGCGATGTTAATTCGTATATTAATAATTTTAATACTAGGGGTTTTTCTATCTAATGCTCATGCGTTAAGAATAGTCTCATTAAGCCCTTATCTTACCGAAGCTATTCTACTTCTTGATGGCGAGGACTCTCTAGTTGGTATTACAACGATATCTAAAGAGCTGTTTGGTATTGATAAAGAAGTAATAGGAGATACTTTAAATATTAATATAGAGAAAATTGTTTCGCTTAAACCCGATATTATTTTGGCAACTCCTATGAATAAGATTGAGAGGGTAGAGAGAATTAAGAAGCTAGGTTTTAGAGTTGAGTATTTTGAGATTGAAAAAAGTTTTGAAGATTGTTGTAGTAATTTTATGAGGCTTGCAGAGATGATGAACAAAGCTGAAAAAGCAAGAATTATAATAGATGAATCAAAAAATAAATTAGAGGATCTAGTCTGTAAGTTAAGATCAGAGAGCATGAAGAATATTTTTATAGAAGTTGGCCGTAAGCCTCTTATTACCGCAGGCAGAGATTGTTATCTAAATGATTTAATAAAACATGCCGGAGCTTATAATGTAGCTAGTGGCATAAGGGGCGGTTTTTTTAGGATAGCGAGAGAGAAGGTGTTGGAACTAGACCCTGAATATATCCTGATTCTTTCTGAGGATCATTTGGCGAGCTCTAGAGTATGGAGAAAGTATAATTTTTTAACCGCTGTTAAGTATGAAAATCTAATTAAAGTTGATGATGGTATTTTTTCAAGACCTAATCCTGTAAACTTTGTTCAAGCTGTTTATTTGTTGAGTTCTAAGATAAATTCAGAAATATTAAATGAAGATTAAGATTTTAATAATTGTAATTCTGCTTTCAATTATAACTATATTCTCTTTAAAATTAGGTGAAGTTGAAGTCTCTTGGCAGGAAATATTTAAAGTTATAACTGCTGATTATGACTCGGGAATAGAGAGCTCTATTGTAAGAGATATTCGCTTGCCTAGGATTCTAATCGCGCTTATAGTTGGAGCTGGTCTTGCAGTAAGCGGTGGAGTGTTTCAGTCTGTTTTAAGAAATCCTTTAGCAGAACCTTATACTCTTGGTATCTCAGGCGGTGCTTGTTTTGGCGTTGCTTTGGCAAGTTTATTTCTTGGTTCTAAATTTTCTTTTTTGATACCTCCTGCCGGCTGGCTAGGGGCATTAGCCGCTGTTTTTATTGTCTATTTTCTTTCGCTAAGGCGTAATTTTACAACTATAAGTCTTATCTTGTCGGGTATTGTGATTAATTTTTTATTCTCATCTTTAGTGCTTGTCTTGTTTGCATTTATTAAGCCTAACAGGGTTCAGTCTATGATACTCTGGTTAATGGGGGATCTCTCATCTTCTAATTTTAATTTAGTAAAAATAGGATATTTTGTTATCTTGCCAGCGATAGTGATTATTGTTCTTCTCTCCCGCAAGCTTGATATTTTAAGTTTAGGTGATGAGAAGGCACATTCTTTAGGACTCAATGTTAAAAAACAGAAGCAATGCTTTTATATTTTGGCTTCTCTTATTACCGGTACGGCTATAGTGTTATCAGGAGTAGTTGGTTTCATAGGTCTTCTTATTCCGCATTTGATGAGAAGATTCTTTGGAACTTTAAACAGGGGGGTTTTAATAGCTTCTGCTTTATCTGGGGCAGCTTTCCTGCTTTTGGCTGATACATTTGCCCGGGTTATAATATCACCTCTGGAGCTGCCTGTAGGTGTTGTAACTGGACTTGTTGGGGG from Candidatus Kaelpia aquatica encodes the following:
- the rsmA gene encoding 16S rRNA (adenine(1518)-N(6)/adenine(1519)-N(6))-dimethyltransferase RsmA → MYLKDILKQYNVKPNKRLGQNFLISEYHLNKIIDSMAIEDGGSILEIGSGSGNLTRVLAKDATSVIAIEKDVRLFDVLTDIFKESPNVSLINADFLAIDLKSYFNKYGLLRIVGNLPYYISTQIIEKIIENRKIIKDGYLMLQREYVERMIAVSGSKKYGRLSIFAQTFLNLKRLFKVPKSCFYPQPKVDSYFISFNIKDDCIIEDAALLSLVTSEFFQKRRKKITTIIKNSKILTGLNIASVMYNLGIDLNQRPEQLSVCKYIDIVKNMEG
- the lgt gene encoding prolipoprotein diacylglyceryl transferase; translation: MHPVIIQFGSLAIRSYGVMLVIAFLAAFYLAKYDSKRIGLNKKNMDSIANYLLLGGLLGARVYYGLFYDPYYYFTKPWALLFIWQGGLAVHGAIIGGILSLYIFSKRNSAEFLKLADFLIPLLLLGQAIGRIGCFLNGCCYGLPTEKPWGIIFTKDSSAYYQYGFQALHPTQLYEFILSLIGFVFLWVIRKDSPFRGFIFSLYLIYYGLIRFYISLFRADSLYLWGSNIKIAYLVSLGLVLFGVVVLTRGILKAKKN
- a CDS encoding N-acetyltransferase, producing the protein MEIDKARIENGVDIYNLINEAAKEHEVLPRALGYIYENIRDFWVVSDKDKIVGCVALHFIWEDLAEIKSLVLDNSFKGKNIGTSLIAEALKEAQSYNIKRVFVLTFIPEYFKKSGFRRVDKSELPHKIWAECINCPKFPNCNEEAMIKEL
- the leuC gene encoding 3-isopropylmalate dehydratase large subunit; this translates as MGMTLAEKILAKHSGKNKVSPGEYILAKVDLSFANDITAPLAIKEFKKTKKRLFSRKKIALIPDHFTPNKDIRSAQQAKILRDFAREERIEHYFEIGDVGIEHALLPERGLIKPGDLVIGADSHTCTHGALGAFATGVGSTDIAFSWVSGKCWLKVPQTIKFVYKGRLNKWVTGKDIILFTIGDIGVDGALYKAMEFTGPAIRRLSMDGRFTISNMAIEAGGKAGIIEPDDLTLEYLKGRIDNVEYSKLKNNIDYFKSDKDAVYSEIREYDLCSLEPVVSCPHLPSNVKRVSELKKIKIDQVVIGSCTNGRMEDLRLAAKVLKGKKVNSKVRLLIFPATQKIYLDALAEGLLEVFVKSGAVISPPTCGPCLGGHMGVLAEGEVAIATTNRNFIGRMGHVKSSVYLSNPAVAAASAITGEITNPSSL
- a CDS encoding TonB-dependent receptor codes for the protein MKKILMVLGLVCFLFSVTLRDGIAEIVDLDSIVITSHSSLKSVSKYNIPYKVYVFNESDIEKSGASTVLDFLKKVGGVSVSDWYGTGVKANVDLMGFGETASSNLLLLINGRRVNDVDMSGIDWTQVDIDNVEKIEVLKGGGVVLYGDNAAGGVINIVTKKPNTDQFTGSVGTKVGSFSLDEESFEVGRASDKFSFYLTSSHSGTEGYRKNSHYYSDNISTYLEYKLLEDTTATLDIGYHNYRYGLPGALYDTDIGNGYSRRDTKYPDDHASMEDSYYNLGLEHSFDDTAKVVLTANFRNKNGRDNWHSSNQYIDRSIQSKGLRAEFFKSLDIFNLPNDLIVGIDLYHADFSADLDYPSWIDDWTDIDRDTRAIFMQNELSISSKAKIVFGARRQKEKLTFDYTPRTGTVVDDKVEFSEEAYEFGLNYRWKEKTNTFLHFARGFRVPKTDEYFSVWASPPVNQDLLTQRSKSLTAGINSQLNEKANFDFNIFYMQIDNELYWDPIVSSNTTYEGTKRLGFDSGFNFNPFENLLVNCFYTYVDAQYRKGDYKGKKFSMVPEHSFKADLSYLFSNGLTLYLDLLYRGSVYQINDPNNIYKKGDSYWVTNMKIDYKYKDNWSLYLGINNLFDEEYSEYVAYSAMYNKNGIYPSPGRNYYTGIKYSF
- a CDS encoding helical backbone metal receptor — encoded protein: MLIRILIILILGVFLSNAHALRIVSLSPYLTEAILLLDGEDSLVGITTISKELFGIDKEVIGDTLNINIEKIVSLKPDIILATPMNKIERVERIKKLGFRVEYFEIEKSFEDCCSNFMRLAEMMNKAEKARIIIDESKNKLEDLVCKLRSESMKNIFIEVGRKPLITAGRDCYLNDLIKHAGAYNVASGIRGGFFRIAREKVLELDPEYILILSEDHLASSRVWRKYNFLTAVKYENLIKVDDGIFSRPNPVNFVQAVYLLSSKINSEILNED
- a CDS encoding iron ABC transporter permease, whose product is MKIKILIIVILLSIITIFSLKLGEVEVSWQEIFKVITADYDSGIESSIVRDIRLPRILIALIVGAGLAVSGGVFQSVLRNPLAEPYTLGISGGACFGVALASLFLGSKFSFLIPPAGWLGALAAVFIVYFLSLRRNFTTISLILSGIVINFLFSSLVLVLFAFIKPNRVQSMILWLMGDLSSSNFNLVKIGYFVILPAIVIIVLLSRKLDILSLGDEKAHSLGLNVKKQKQCFYILASLITGTAIVLSGVVGFIGLLIPHLMRRFFGTLNRGVLIASALSGAAFLLLADTFARVIISPLELPVGVVTGLVGGVFFLVILILGKEFKVG